From the Bacillus sp. FJAT-22090 genome, the window TAACCCATGGTCTCATTCCAAAATTCGTCTCCTTTCTGCCTAGGATCTTTTAAGAATTATTTCCAAATAGGTGGACCTTCAAACTTGCAAAAGTTTGATATTATTAATTTTTTGATTTAAACCAAGATTATCCACAATAATGAATACTTTTTGACATTTTACCTCTGTTTTCACAATTGTGTTACGGAACTATTTTAATTTGTTCATATCTTCATGAACATTTTGTGAAGCCCGATTCTATTAGTTTGTTTTTTAAAGTTGCGGTAATAAGATAGAGGCACGGATAGGAATTCCTCCAATTAGTATTCGCATGATTAGTTACCACAACTTTTTATAAACAGAATTGAAAGGGGTACAACTATGAAATTAAAAATGAAGTGGGCTCTAATGACGATGGTTTTCACTATTGCCACTGTGTTAACAGGTTGTGAACCATTACTAGTTTTAGACCCGAAAGGTCCTCAGGCTAAAACTCAGGCTGATGATATTATGCTTTCTATCTGGCTGATGTCAGGTATAGTTATTGTCGTTTTAGCTATTTTAGTATTTGTGCTAATAAAATATCGCGCTTCTAATCAAAGTAAAGATTACGAGCCACCTCATATAGAAGGAAGTCCAATCGTTGAAGCAATTTGTATCGGTATTCCTATTTTGATCGTCATTTTTCTTTCAATCGTTTCTGTAAAAAGTAATTATGAAGTAGAGGCGACTCCAGCAGGATACGAAGATCAAGAGCCGTTAATAATTTATGCTTCTTCTTCTAACTGGAAATGGCATTTTAGTTATCCAGAAGAAGATATCGAGACTGTTAACTACTTGTACATCCCTGAAGACCGTGCAATTGAGTTTAAATTATATTCCTATGGACCAATTACTAGTTTTTGGATTCCACAATTAGGTGGACAAAAATATGCCATGGCTGATATGGTCACCACCTTGCACTTAGCAGCAGATACACAAGGTGAGTTTGTTGGAAGAAATGCTAACTTCAGTGGAGCAGGATTTGCAGAAAATACATTTGAAGTTACAGCTATGTCTCAGGCAGACTACGATGATTGGGTGAAAGAAGTACATGAAACAGCAAAACCTCTAACCGAAGAAAAGTTTGAGGAATTATTAGAACCGGGCCATCTTGGACGTTCTACTTACACAGGAACACATTTAGAATTCTCACCTGCGCCTAACCATGATCATGGCTCTACTGAAACGGACGCAGAAGAATCAGAACACGAAAATCACGAATCAACTAATACCGATGAGGAATCAAGTCACGCTCATCATTAATTAGAAGTTTATTAGATTACTATAGTTCAAGCTATAGATTCCTGAAAGGAGTTACAAAAGTATGGATTTCTTTGATCGCTTTGCCGTACCACATCCAAGCTTTTTAATATACGCATCCATGGTTGGTATTGGTCTTACGATGATTGCTATAGTCGTAGGAATTACCTACTTTAAGAAATGGGGATACCTTTGGCGCGAATGGATCACAACTGTTGATCACAAACGTATAGGGATCATGTATTTGCTATCAGCCTTACTTATGCTGTTCCGAGGTGGCGTTGATGCAATTATGATGCGCTATCAGCTGTCAATGCCGGAGAACACGTTTCTAGATTCTCAGCATTATAATGAAGTTTTCACAACACATGGGGTCGTAATGATTCTGTTTATGGCTATGCCGTTCATTATATTTTTCTTTAATTACCTAGTACCATTACAAATCGGAGCACGTGACGTTGCATTTCCTCGTCTAAATGCATTGAGCTTCTGGTTATTCTTTATGGGAATGGGATTATTCAACATTTCATTTATAGTGGGTGGATCACCTGATGCTGGTTGGACTTCTTACTTCCCTCTTGCAGGGAATGAATTTAGTACATCCGTTGGTTCGAATTATTACATGATTGCTATTCAAATCGCCGGAATTGGTACACTAATGACTGGTATTAACTTTATTACGACTATCTTAAAAATGAGAGCTCCTGGCATGACTCTTATGAAAATGCCAATGTTCACTTGGTCTGCATTTATCGCAAACGTCATCATTGTTTTTGCTTTCCCTGTATTAACAGTATTGCTTGCAATGGGGACAATGGATAGATTATTTGGAACAAACTTCTTTACAACCACCAATGGTGGTATGGATATGCTTTGGGCTAACTTGTTCTGGGTTTGGGGACACCCTGAAGTATATATCTTGATTTTACCTGCATTCGGTCTATATAGTGAGATTATTTCAACCTTTGCACGACGCAACCTTTATGGTTATAAGTCCATGGTTGCTTCAATGGTAGTCATTTCTTTACTATCATTTGTAGTTTGGGCTCACCATTTCTTCACAATGGGCCAAGGTGCGTTAACAAATAGTATATTCTCCATCACAACGATGGCAATAGCTGTTCCGACCGGGGTTAAAATATTTAACTGGCTGTTCACCCTTTGGAAAGGGAAAATTGAATTTACTACCCCAATGCTTTATTCCATAATGTTTATCCCACTGTTTACATTAGGTGGAGTTACCGGAGTAATGCTTGCAATGTCAGCTGCTGACTATCAATATCACAATACGATGTTCTTAGTAGCTCATTTCCATAACGTAATTATTCCAGGTGTGGTTTACGCTATGCTAGCTGGTCTTACATTCTATTGGCCAAAAATATTTGGTTTCATGTTAAACGAAAAGCTTGGTAAATGGACAGCTTGGATTTTATCAGTCGGATTTGTCCTAGCCTTCATTCCAATGTATATTACAGGCTTAGATGGTCAGGCACGTCGCATGTACACTTACTCTGAATCAACCGGTTTTAGTGCGTTAAATATGGTTTCTTTCATTGGTGCAGCAATTATGGCAGTAGGTTTTGTCCTTCTTGTCTACAATATTTACTATAGTACTCGTTATGCTTCAAGGGATATTGCTAGTGACCCATGGGATGCACGTTCACTTGAATGGGCAACACATACTCCAGTACCAGAATATAATTTTGCAATTACACCACAAGTTGCATCGACACAAGCATTTTGGGATTCAAAGAAAAATGGTCATGAATTATTCAATGGAAAAATTGAAAAAATTCACATGCCAAATAACAGTGGTTTACCATTTATCATGAGCTGTATCTTCTTTGTCTTTGGATTTGCGATGATATTCAGCATTTGGCCACTTGCCATAGTGTCATTAATCGGTATTTTAGCTTGTTTGACTTATCGTTCATTCGAGAAAGACCATGGAAGATATATTTCTGTAGAGGAAATCGAAGAAACTGAAAGAAAATTGCGAGGTGCTAAAAAATGAAGGTAGATAACTCGCTTCCACTTGAATACAGCACGGAAGAAAATAGCTTAAAAATCTTAGGTTTTTGGATTTTCATTGGTGCGGAAATTATGCTTTTCGCGACACTATTTGCATCTTATTTTACTTTAGAAAATCGTATTGGCAATGGACCTTCTGGGGCAGAAATTTTTGAAATTACACCAGTATTAGTTGAAACGATTTTACTATTAACAAGTAGCTTTACGATTGGACTTGCCATTCATGCTATGCGAATGAACAATAAAAAAGCGACAATGGCATTCTTTGCGGTTACTCTTATACTTGGGGCAGCATTCGTAAGCTTCGAAATTTATGAGTTCATTCACTATGTGCATGTTGGAGCAGGGTTACAAACTAGTGCTTTTACTGCCATTTTGTTAACGACCTTAGGAACACACGGATTACACGTTACACTTGGTTTCTTCTGGGGAGTATTTATCCTATTGCAGATCAAAAAACGTGGCTTGACTCCGGAAACAGCCAATAAATCATTTATTTTCTCTCTCTATTGGCATTTCTTAGATATTATTTGGATTTTCATCTTCAGCTTCATCTACTTGAAAGGAATGATGTAATATGAAAGAATTATTCCCTCTTAAACAAGTAATGGGCTTTGCATTCTCATTAGTTCTTACAGCAGTGGCACTATTAGTGTATTTTACTGATATGTCCTACTCAATTGGTATGACTGTTCTTCTCCTTACGGCATTTATACAGGCTGGTCTTCAGCTGGTAGTATTTATGCACGCAGGTGAGACCAACGATAAAAATTCTATTTATGTAAATATATATTATGGTTTAATCCTTGCTATATTAACCATACTAGGCACCTTGCTGACGTTGGTTTGGGATATGTAAACAGAAAAAAGAGAGCGTCATTTTAGACGCTCTCTTTTCTATATTCTTTAGAGTTTAATACCATTTCTTCCGAAGCAACTAGAATCATCCCTATTAGAAAAATAAAGACTGCTCCCATTACTATTCCAATACCTACACCCATAACAGTACTATATTCGCTTATTAATGATCCATATAAAAAGGTAGCTATTCCTACAGTTAACAAAATTGCACCTACAAATTTTGTAGCATGTAACATTTTCACGTATGATTCCATTTAAAACACCCCTCTTACTCTATATTATTCAACGTGTTCACAAATTTGTCAAATACTTTTTGTCAATTATATGAACAATCGGTAATAAAAAAGAACTGCTACAAAAATGTCACTTGTAGTAGTTCTTTATCCTATTATCTATTAGATAAATCCTCGCCAAAAATAGATACACTTTGTCTTTCGGTGATAAATTCGCTTCCATTCCAGCTTAATACATTTTGAACATACCCTAATGCATCCGCATGATATCTTCCCGCGATTCTTTGAAATGCAGTAAGCTCGTAAGTTCCATCTCTAGCGAAATCGATTGGATATAAACCACTCACGGGATCTACCCAACCCTCAATCGGCTCTTTTAATGTTCCATTTTCGTTATAGATCTCCGATAAATATTCTTCCCCCTTATAAGTTAAATCCAATGTGTATTTCTTCAAAGGATAACTACTAGTTACAGTCGCTTTAAATTGATTTTGATAGTTAACCTCATATTTTGACTGTTCGTTATATTCTTCTACATCAAACAATTGACGCATGTTCCCTTCCATATAAGAAAAAATATAAGCGTAAATCGTACCACCACTTCCACCTGTATCTATGACAATCAAAATGTCATATACCTGGTTTCCAGTAAAATCTCCGAGAAATAAGGTAGGATTATAGCCAGCATTTTGCTTTAGTGAAATTCTCTCTACTATATTGTCTTTTCCATATAGAATATTTAACGTAATGTTTTGCCAAAACGGGCTATCTTCTCTCTTCTCACCCGTAAGGTAGATGGTATCCATAATACCATCACCTGTCACATCTCCTCTAGTATGTGTAATGATATCTTGACCGTTAGATTTATTATCTTGTAAGAGTCTAAGAATCTGTTGTTTTTTATCTAGCAACATATCTCTTGAAGGGTATGGGGAGCGAAAGGACAAATCTTTATCAATGGAAGCTAAACTTTGTTCCAAATCACCAGCTTTCTTCTGTGCATCAGCCAAATAGTACCAGTAATAGGAGAAATCATTCGTTTGTAATAATCTCTTGTAGTAGTCCCCCACTTTTTTAAAGTAATAAGGATAGACATCCTTTGCTCGGACTAGTCCACTATCGGTGAATCGATATACTTCTACTTTATAGGCTTCTCCAGTATCATGAGTCCAAACCGCCATTTCATATTGACCATCCTCTCCATAAGTACCTGGCATATCTTCTACTTCTAACTTACTATATACAAGATCATTAGTAGATAGCTGTACAAATCCACTATTTGTCCATTGCAACAGATCTAATTGAGACCATATACTACCTATTTGCCAACCTACTATCAATGTATTGATCCAACTATCTGTTATTGGCGCTGCCATTAAATGTGCTATGCCATAACCATTACCTTGAATATGAATTAATGGAAGCCATTGTTCATGATTGTTCTTTAATATTAAGAGATAGTTTTGTTCTTCATGTCTATATGCGCCAATTAATTCTTCCAAACGATCTCCATCGATATCTGCTAGAATTACAGCCGGTATATCTTGGGGTTCTGGTAACTCTAGAATCTCTGCATTTGGAGGCAAAAAGTTCTTAAACACATTTACATAATAATTCATCGCACACCCCTTTCAACACATCATATGCGGAGTAATGAAAGGACTACACTAGTTTTTAATAGGAGTTTGTTTTCCATCTAAGAACTCTTTTATTTCAACTAAAGTCTTTATTTTCAACTAACTATAAAAACTAAAAAATGCCAAAGAGGATTTTTATCCTCTTCGGCATTCAATAGAATCGTTTATTCCGCCATCTTTTCAGCAGGTGTTTCCGTTTCTGCAGGCACATCCACAGGAGTCTCTGCAGGTGTCTCAACTGATGGTTGAGCTGAAGGCGCCGCTACATTGATGTATAATTTACCCGCTGCTCTTTCGCGTGTTTCGTTTTCGAAGCTGTCAACAGCTTTTACTTCGATAACTGCTCCGTTGGCAACAGTATCTGCTGGTACTGTCCAGTATCCGACATAGTGACCATTAGATTGTTCCATCATTGGTAATTCCGTAGCGTTTTGAACATCTCCAACATTTGTTAGTGGCATATGGATGACAAATGTTGTCTTCAATCCTGGCTCACTATCAAATTCAATTTTAACGCTTTTACCTGTTGTCAAGTGAAGGTCTTGTGCAGGTTTTAAGTTCTCAATAACAGGTGCATCGTATTGAGCAGTTACTGTCACTTTTTTGGAAGTTTTATTTTTCGCTTTATCTTGAGCGATGACTGTAATTTCATTCGCACCGTTCTCAAGAAGTATACGTTTTGAATATTTTCCATTAACCACTTGTGCAGTTTGACCGTTAACCTTTACGAAGTCAAGGTTTGCGTCTTTAACAGTACCTTCGACAGTAACTGATTCACGATTAGTTTTATCACCATCTTTTGGGCTTGTGATCGTCATTTCAGGTTTTATTGTATCTAAAATGACTGTAACTGGTGCAGATTCACCTGTTGTTCTGCCATCTAATACCGAAACTACTTTGAACTCATTAGCACCTTCAGTAAGTGTCGCAGGGATTGCAAATTTACCGTCACTGCCTACAACAACAGATCCAGAATCTTTACCGTTTTGTTTCAACTTTATAGTAGCAGTCGGTGATGCAGTCCCCTCAACAGTCAACGCTTCTTGACTTGTTGTCAAATTAGCAGCAGGAGATGTGATGACTGGCGCGCTTACTTCATAGCTTACTCGAGCACGAATCATATAGTTACCTTCAGCAGTTGGTGATGGAGACCAAGCACCAGAAACTCCTTGATAACTTCTTCCAGCATTTGTTCCATTTTCATCTGTTGCTAAACCTGGTGTATTTGGGTTTGCAAAAGTTTGGCGGTATACCATGAAGAAGTCGCCATTTACGACAATGTTGTGTTCAGTTAAATTCACAACTGTCCATTCACCGTTACGTAAAGCTGTTGCATCTATTGGGCCTGCAAGCATCTTACCTGGTGCACCATTTGCACCTGTAGCATCCCAAACTTCAACAGCAAATGCAGTTCCACCAGGGACTGGCCATTCAGTATCCCAGAATCGGAATACGCCATCTGTAACGATACCGTTTTCTTTGCCTTCAGGTAGAGACATTTTTACTGCCCATGCATTTCCTGCTGCATTAAAAGCACGAGCATTTTCAGCTGAACCGTCATCATAGCCTATTTCTCCACCAGGATACGTGTAGAATGGCTCTAGTGCAATGTTTTGCGTAATTGCTTCAGCTCCAATAGTAATGGACACTTCTTGGCTATGGTAGCCTCGAGCAACTACTTTTAATGTGTAATCACCTTCGTATGCTGTAAGTGAATAGTTACCTGATGCATCAGTTTCCACAGGGGTGATGTTTGCATCTTCCACAAGTAAAATTGTTGCTCCTGCAACCCCCTCACCTGTCGATTGGTCCGTAATTGTACCACTTACTGTATTTTGTGCTACTTCATCTAAAGTGAAATTAGCAGTTGTTGTACCATCAGCTTCAATCGCTACAGATTGTTCTTCCGAGGTGAATCCATAAGCTTCCGCTTTTACGGTGAACGTTCCTGCACCATGTGTTAAAGAATAAGAACCATCAGCTGGATTTGAATAAACCGAGCGTCCTGATTCTAGTACACTAACTTGAGCACCTAACGGTAGAAGGGTAGGATTAACAATTGCCTCTTTTACTGGTGGTGTTTCTTTAACAGGTAATACAGGTCTGATTGTTTTTGGATCAACCGCTTCTTTTAATGCCTCTTTGTCTTTATCCTTGTTATTTCCGTTATTTGTATTTCCATTATTTCCGTTATTTCCGATTGTTCCTTTATTTCCTTTTGATACTTTTCCAGTTTGTGAGATATTAGCTAAAGATACATCATCGATATACCAGCCATCTCTTTGAACGCTTCCATCAGAGAATGCATTAAATCCAATGTAAATACGTTGACCAGCATATGCAGACAGATCAACCTCTGCACTTACCCATCCATTCGATTGACCTTGAACCATTAGTAATTGCGTCCAGTTTTCTTGGTCAGTCGAAACAAATACATGTCCGTAATCCCAAGCTCTTCCTGAGGAAGATTGCTCAAAATTGTGCCAATGTTTGAACTGCAAGTAAGAGTTTCCTTCTGGCAGGTCAATTGGAGGTGCAACTAGTGTTGCGTTCATGCGATTCGCGTATAATCCAGCTAAGTTTGTTGCATATACCTTTTCACCTGATGCAGCATTTCCTGGTCCGGATGTAGGCACGCCCCATTCCCAACTGTTTTGTTCTCCAAATGAATACCAACCCGTTGGCTGTCCTTCAAAGTCTTCAAAGTATCCAACCGTAATTCCTGGTTTCACTTGAACAACATATTCTTCACTGCTAACTTCATTATTACCAAAATCGTTTACAATCCATTTGTACGTAAATGAGTTACCTGTGATTAATTCACCAGGAACTACTACACCGAACTCGCCAGCTTTATAATCACCAGATTTGCGACCAGCTTCAATTACTTGCCAAGCTCCATCTGCATCTTTATAGTTTAGAATAACTGAAGCAACGCTAATGTTATCATTAACATCTATCGTCAATTCTAAATCCATTCCCGCATACGTCTCGCTTGGAGCTGTATGTTCGAATGTTGGTGCTTCATTGTCATCACCTTGTTGGGTTACTTGTCCTTTTAATGTTCCTAATCCAGTAATAATCGAGGATACTGCTTCATAAGCATCCACTAACCCATATCCATATGCATGGTTAGGAACTGCTGGATATTGAGCATCTGTCAAAGGATTAGCTGTATTAAGCAAAATTTCCTCCATTTCATCAACCGTCAAGTTCGCATTTACTTGTCGAAGAAGTGCCGCTACACCAGATACCGCTGGACCTGACATAGATGTCCCATTCCAACCACCTTCATAACCACCACCCGGTACGGATGAACGGATATTTACACCTGGTGCTGAGATATCTGGTTTAATCTCCGCATAAGGCGAAGGACCACGTAGTGAGAAGCTACCCACTTTGTTATTGATATCAGTTGCACCCGTCGCAAATGATTCAGGATAGTTTGCTGGTGCTGCAACCGATCCTGCACCACCTGGATTTGAAAGCGTTGTGTTACCTGCAGAGAATTCAGGGAAAATTTCTGCTGCACGCCAGTTAATAACTACGTCACGGTACCATTCATCAAGACCAGGACCGCCACCCCAAGAGTTATTAACAATGTCCGGAGCCATATCAACACGTGCGTTTCCAGCTGCATCAGTTGGTGCTAAAATCCATTGTGCCGCCTCTAACAAGTCGACATCAGTACCACCAGCTGCTGAGAAAGCTTTTACTGCAATATATTTTGCTCCCGGAGCTACACCAATTTGGTTTGCACCATTTGGTTCACTACCAACCATTGTTCCTGTTACGTGCGTCCCATGGTCAATATCATCATATGGAGTAGCTCGTCCAGCTGTTGCATCAAACCAGTTATAGTCATGTGAGACTTGTCCAGTTGCAGCATTGTAACCACGATATTTTTGTTTTAAAGCTGGGTGATCCCACTGAACTCCTGTATCGATACTTGCTACTACCGTTCCTGAACCATCAATGCCCATCGCCCAAACATCTGGTGCTTTCACACGCTCAATGTTCCACTCGATATTTGCAGTTTCTGCTTTAGGAACGACCGCATTTTCTGTTTTTGTTGTAAACAGTTGACGAGTTTCATTTGGTAATATTTTTTCTACTTCTGCGAAAGTTGCTATCTTTTCAGCTACTTCCTGTGTCGCAGTAACTGCCATCCCATTTACGATGTAGTAGGAGGTAAGATCTTCGGCATTTCCTTTCGCTATTTCTTGTTGTAAAAATTGTTTAACCGTTTGTTGAGACTCAATAGACGTTGCCTTTAACTCAGATACAACAGCCGAGCGTTGAATAAGCTTTGTATTATGAGCTGATAGGTTTGCTTCATCTGCATTTTTTCTTGCTTCTTCAGCCACTTGAAGAGAGTCAGATTTTTCCTTGAATTTAATTAGGAATGTAACCTTCTCATCGTTTTTAAAGTTTTCAAGCAGACGGCTATTCAATTTGTCTTTCACAGAAATGTTATTAGAGCTTGAATCTCTGAACGATTGATGAAGCTTACTAGTTGTTTCTGCGCTTACAACATTTGGTGCTACTAGCGAAAACGTCATGAGTAAAGATGCTACAACACTAAGAGCTTTGACTGAACTACTTTTCTTCCTCAACTTCATTCCTCCTTTGAATTTTACAAAAATTAAATTAACGTCCGCTGCTCGCCCTTGTTTAAAAAAGACTAAATAAAAAACACCTTTACCTCCTTTCCTAAGTTACTTAGGCAAACAGAATCAATGGTGTCGTTCGTGAATCTCTTGTTGTTAAGTATCACTATATTTGAAATGAAGTGTGAAATTTGTCGTACTTTGTCGTTATTTTTCAGAATTTTCGGAAACAATAACTATTTACTATTTTGCACTAAATTTTCAATAGTTCTATTTATCTATGAAAAATTAATATTAGTTTAATAGAACATTGGTATCATTGGCATTAAAGAGAATATCAAATTTTTATCATAACAACAATATTTGGTTATTTTTTCTAAAAATGCTTCATTCATCCTAGTTAATCCTTATAGTTATATTGACTAATAATTTTATTAATCATTATTTAGTTCTTTTTATCTACATTTCTAATTTATGTTAAGAATGAATTAGCAATTATAGAACATACACTTAAAAATCTGCTATTATTCATATATTGGATAGTAATGGATTGTTTTATCAGGTTATTTTTTCCAAAATTATTATATTTATTAATGTAGTCTTAATTAACCATTCGGTAATAGGTTAATACTCATACAAGGAGGTTTCACGAATGCAAAAGCTTGAGTTTGAAGCATCATGGGATAAGTCCTTATCCAGTAAGGATCGAAAAGAAATCGAAGAAATTTTCCTCCAAACATACAAAACGGAGTCTCAAGATATTCTTCTAACACCAATTTGGGAAGCAGTGAATCATAAGAGTGAATTATTGATCACTGTACTTGTACATAATTTTTCTGAAGAAGAGATTACTTTTTATAATAGAAAATTAGCTTATATGGAAAATGAAAATTCTCTTGCTGAGCATACTTTTACACTACAAACATTGAAAATTAAACCCAAAGTTAGTATGCCATGGACTTTCATATTTCCCGTTGAGAGCCTAAAGAATTATGCTACATTTCAAAACGGTCATTTAGTCATTATTAATAATTAGTCCATATTTGATATACATCTTTTACTCATATTGAACCAAGTTAAAGAGGTATGAAAAATTTTAAAGGAGGTTACTTTATGAGTGAAAATCGCAGGGGCGCTAGCAACAATAAAGGTTCTATGGCAAAAAATCCAAGTAGTAAGAAAGAAGAGATATCTCTAGAATTAGCTGAACTCGGAAACTTAAAACCAAAGCATGAACCAATGACCCCAAATCAACGTGAAAAAAGCGAGAGAGAAAAATCTTACTAACTACAACATGCAAAGCAGTCCTATAAGAATGGGCTGCTTTGTGTTATGTAGAAAGAGCTAAACTTTGTGTATAATACTTCTTAACATGTGTTTGAAACAAAGGCGGGTGCGTATGGATCCAAATGAAAAACAACATAAGGATGATTGGAAAGAGGAAGAGCTAAGCGAAGAAGAGTTTCTCGAACTTGTATTAGAGGCACAGAGGGAAGCACTTCAGAAAGAAGCTCTTGAAAAAAAGAGTAATAGACCAAACAGACCTTTTCCAAAATGGGTATTCTATTTGATGGCTTCTATTCTGTTTGTCAGTACATTTGCATCAATCTTTCAAATTTACTCTATTCCAGCTATTGAATTTATTAAAACGTCTGCAAAATTGTCTGCTCAGGAAGAGATAGCAGTTTATAAAAAGTCTGTCGTAGTCATCTTAACAGATGATAGCAAAGGAACCGGCTTTTCTATATCAAGCGATGGTATGATTTTGACTAACTATCATGTTGTGGAAGGTAATGAAACTGTAACAGTTGGTTTTCCTGATGACAGGCGTTTTCGTGCTAAAGTAATAGATACATATCCTTCTGTCGATCTTGCTGTATTAGATATTAAGGAGGAGGATCTCCCATTTTTGGAGCTTGCGGAGAGAACTACTTTTGAAGCTGATGAATCTATATACTTTATTGGTAATCCACTAGGTTTTACTGGTATTGCAAATGAAGGAACAATTATTGATTATACACAGTTAAGTGATTGGGACATACCTGTAGTCATGATGAAAGCACCAGTTTATCGAGGGAATAGCGGAAGCCCTGTTTTGAATAAAGATGGTAAAGTAATTGGGGTTATTTTCGCCACATTAGATCATGATGAACACGGCAGGGTCGGATTATTTGTGCCTATAGATGAGTATCTTAATACAAAATAATACAAAGAGACCCCTTAGTGCAGAAAACTAAAGGGTCTCGGTTGTGTGAGAATTGGTCTCGATTTTTGAAATTTGGTCTCGGTTACCGGAAAACTTGTCTCGCTCACATTTACATTCATCTCTTTCTGCCACTTAATGTAAAATACTATTCTAAATAAGTTTTCCGCCAATCCAAGCGTTCTTTCTCATTCAGTTGGTTTTCGAGTTTTTCATCCCACCGCTCTAATAATGTATTCCATACTCGTGCATATATGATGTCTTGTTTTTTATCATACAAAATAAATTCTATACAAGGAATATCATCGATATATAAATCCGTCGATGAGACAATTTCAGATAGTACCGTCTGAACGTCTCCTTCTCCTGATTCAGCACCGTTTATACGGAGCGCATTTATCAATGTCTCATCCTCAAAAGACAATTCTTCATCCAGATATCCTTCTTTTACATATCTATAAACTTCTAATTCTTCTTCACCCGTTGCTTCCTTAAGTTCACCTTCCAAGAATGCCTCATGAGAAGGACTATATAGTATATTGTTAGTCTCAGGCTTCTGTTCCTCTTCAAATATGCCATTTGCTAGTTGTCTGTTTCCTTTATCTGTAAGCCTATATCCGCTCTCTATCTTCTCTAACAGACGTGTTCTTTGCATTAAATCAATTAAATCCTGTATAAAAAGTTGCTCTACAAGTAATAATTCACTTA encodes:
- the qoxA gene encoding cytochrome aa3 quinol oxidase subunit II: MKLKMKWALMTMVFTIATVLTGCEPLLVLDPKGPQAKTQADDIMLSIWLMSGIVIVVLAILVFVLIKYRASNQSKDYEPPHIEGSPIVEAICIGIPILIVIFLSIVSVKSNYEVEATPAGYEDQEPLIIYASSSNWKWHFSYPEEDIETVNYLYIPEDRAIEFKLYSYGPITSFWIPQLGGQKYAMADMVTTLHLAADTQGEFVGRNANFSGAGFAENTFEVTAMSQADYDDWVKEVHETAKPLTEEKFEELLEPGHLGRSTYTGTHLEFSPAPNHDHGSTETDAEESEHENHESTNTDEESSHAHH
- the qoxB gene encoding cytochrome aa3 quinol oxidase subunit I, which codes for MDFFDRFAVPHPSFLIYASMVGIGLTMIAIVVGITYFKKWGYLWREWITTVDHKRIGIMYLLSALLMLFRGGVDAIMMRYQLSMPENTFLDSQHYNEVFTTHGVVMILFMAMPFIIFFFNYLVPLQIGARDVAFPRLNALSFWLFFMGMGLFNISFIVGGSPDAGWTSYFPLAGNEFSTSVGSNYYMIAIQIAGIGTLMTGINFITTILKMRAPGMTLMKMPMFTWSAFIANVIIVFAFPVLTVLLAMGTMDRLFGTNFFTTTNGGMDMLWANLFWVWGHPEVYILILPAFGLYSEIISTFARRNLYGYKSMVASMVVISLLSFVVWAHHFFTMGQGALTNSIFSITTMAIAVPTGVKIFNWLFTLWKGKIEFTTPMLYSIMFIPLFTLGGVTGVMLAMSAADYQYHNTMFLVAHFHNVIIPGVVYAMLAGLTFYWPKIFGFMLNEKLGKWTAWILSVGFVLAFIPMYITGLDGQARRMYTYSESTGFSALNMVSFIGAAIMAVGFVLLVYNIYYSTRYASRDIASDPWDARSLEWATHTPVPEYNFAITPQVASTQAFWDSKKNGHELFNGKIEKIHMPNNSGLPFIMSCIFFVFGFAMIFSIWPLAIVSLIGILACLTYRSFEKDHGRYISVEEIEETERKLRGAKK
- the qoxC gene encoding cytochrome aa3 quinol oxidase subunit III — its product is MKVDNSLPLEYSTEENSLKILGFWIFIGAEIMLFATLFASYFTLENRIGNGPSGAEIFEITPVLVETILLLTSSFTIGLAIHAMRMNNKKATMAFFAVTLILGAAFVSFEIYEFIHYVHVGAGLQTSAFTAILLTTLGTHGLHVTLGFFWGVFILLQIKKRGLTPETANKSFIFSLYWHFLDIIWIFIFSFIYLKGMM
- the qoxD gene encoding cytochrome aa3 quinol oxidase subunit IV, translated to MKELFPLKQVMGFAFSLVLTAVALLVYFTDMSYSIGMTVLLLTAFIQAGLQLVVFMHAGETNDKNSIYVNIYYGLILAILTILGTLLTLVWDM